One Tomitella gaofuii DNA segment encodes these proteins:
- a CDS encoding LCP family protein — MTDDHRFTAPWERPLSRIRSEEIPPADSPADPDPGGGIAEDRAGRGDDGGRRRLGAAGTHPHGRVTVADLIARIGHPGQAPSSPEASAQQDPGTRQVPEDTDTQAPADTASESPESPAPPPAAAAPPAAAAPPRNGRPADGTPQDGPEHDGPAPEAPALDDGLAHSGSPHQDPDDDEPRSAPESASWIRSALPLNIPGRLHHDRADNGRHPNYWLRLSHVAVALVSVLSLVVTGAVWSYLRITDSQYTQVSALDQNSDDVRNPAGQYGDENYLIIGTDTRAGANADVGAGTSTQVEGARSDTIMLVNIPADRSRVVGVSFPRDLNIDRPACERWDNSSGTYTDEIVPAEDDVKLNSAYSFGGPRCLVQVIQKLSGIKVNHFLGMDFAGFEAMVDTVGGVEVCTTRPLVDDELGTILPEPGPQTISGTTALEYVRARKVEAEGNGDYGRIKRQQMFLSSLLRKALSHNVLLDPGKLNSFINEFIKASFGDNLDTQALITLGRSLQNVDADQVTFLTAPTDGTDAWGNETPRLSAIRAIFDAIIDDEPLPGEQRKDTKAAAATSEAPVPTGAPADPGTGNGADAPQVHAMSPGSIPVQVSNASSINGFASATADDLGAEGFQIYSVGNHTSDVPGTVIQFSGDNLAAAATVASAFPGAKLQRTSGLGSIVEVLLSDNSPQSIISPAAPGSVLNPVLAGDSTESGSVPLDVSVVNAGDVSCG; from the coding sequence GTGACAGACGATCACCGTTTCACCGCCCCCTGGGAGCGGCCCCTGTCGCGCATCCGCAGCGAGGAGATCCCTCCGGCGGACTCGCCCGCCGACCCCGACCCCGGCGGCGGGATCGCCGAGGACCGCGCGGGCCGCGGCGACGACGGCGGACGGCGCAGGCTCGGCGCGGCCGGCACGCACCCGCACGGCCGTGTCACCGTCGCCGACCTCATCGCACGCATAGGCCATCCGGGCCAGGCCCCCTCCTCCCCCGAAGCTTCGGCGCAGCAGGACCCCGGAACCCGTCAGGTCCCCGAGGACACGGACACGCAGGCTCCCGCGGACACGGCCTCGGAGAGCCCCGAATCGCCGGCCCCTCCCCCAGCTGCCGCGGCGCCCCCGGCTGCCGCGGCACCGCCGCGGAACGGACGACCGGCTGATGGAACCCCGCAGGATGGTCCCGAGCACGACGGCCCGGCACCGGAAGCCCCCGCTCTCGACGACGGCCTGGCGCACTCCGGCTCGCCGCACCAGGACCCGGACGACGACGAACCCCGTTCCGCACCGGAGTCCGCCTCGTGGATCCGTTCCGCGCTGCCGCTGAACATCCCGGGACGCCTCCACCACGACCGCGCCGACAATGGCCGCCACCCCAACTATTGGCTGCGCCTCAGCCACGTTGCCGTCGCCTTGGTGTCGGTGCTCTCCCTGGTGGTGACCGGCGCCGTGTGGAGCTACCTGCGCATCACCGACAGCCAGTACACCCAGGTCTCCGCGCTGGACCAGAACTCCGACGACGTGCGCAACCCCGCCGGGCAGTACGGCGATGAGAACTACCTCATCATCGGCACCGACACCCGCGCCGGCGCGAACGCCGACGTCGGCGCCGGCACCTCCACGCAGGTCGAGGGCGCCCGCTCGGACACGATCATGCTGGTCAACATCCCGGCCGACCGCAGCCGCGTCGTGGGCGTCTCGTTCCCGCGCGATCTCAACATCGACCGGCCTGCCTGCGAACGCTGGGACAACTCGTCCGGCACCTACACCGACGAGATCGTACCGGCGGAGGACGACGTCAAGCTCAACAGCGCGTACTCCTTCGGCGGCCCCCGGTGCCTCGTCCAGGTGATCCAGAAGCTCTCGGGGATCAAAGTCAACCACTTCCTGGGCATGGACTTCGCCGGCTTCGAGGCGATGGTCGACACCGTCGGCGGCGTCGAAGTGTGCACCACCAGGCCCCTGGTGGACGACGAATTGGGCACGATCCTGCCGGAGCCGGGCCCGCAGACCATCAGCGGCACGACCGCCCTGGAGTACGTGCGGGCCCGCAAGGTCGAGGCGGAGGGCAACGGCGACTACGGGCGCATCAAACGCCAGCAGATGTTCCTGTCCTCGTTGCTGCGCAAAGCCTTGTCGCACAATGTTCTGCTAGACCCGGGCAAACTGAATTCGTTCATCAACGAGTTCATCAAGGCCTCCTTCGGGGACAACCTCGACACGCAGGCACTCATCACGCTCGGCCGCTCGCTGCAGAACGTCGACGCCGATCAGGTCACCTTCCTCACCGCCCCCACCGACGGCACCGACGCCTGGGGCAACGAGACGCCGCGGCTGAGCGCCATCCGCGCCATCTTCGACGCGATCATCGACGACGAACCGCTGCCCGGGGAGCAACGCAAGGATACGAAGGCCGCGGCGGCCACCAGCGAAGCTCCCGTTCCCACCGGCGCCCCGGCGGACCCGGGCACCGGGAACGGCGCGGACGCACCCCAGGTGCATGCGATGTCGCCGGGGTCGATCCCGGTGCAGGTGAGCAATGCGTCGAGCATCAACGGGTTCGCCTCGGCGACCGCCGACGACCTCGGTGCCGAGGGGTTCCAAATTTACAGCGTCGGCAACCACACCTCGGACGTCCCCGGGACGGTCATCCAGTTCTCCGGCGACAACCTCGCGGCGGCGGCCACCGTGGCCTCGGCCTTCCCGGGGGCGAAACTGCAGCGCACCAGCGGGTTGGGTTCGATCGTCGAGGTACTGCTCAGCGACAACTCCCCGCAATCCATCATCAGCCCGGCCGCCCCCGGATCGGTGCTCAACCCGGTGCTCGCCGGGGACAGCACCGAGTCGGGATCGGTGCCGTTGGATGTCAGCGTCGTCAATGCGGGCGACGTCAGCTGCGGCTGA
- the mshD gene encoding mycothiol synthase — translation MSGPQDHTGGAAGRGGAGGHQLRRTPQLTQQEADAVRSAVAVTTRVDGVEPIGDGPMRSLAGGDGVLHLLVRDASGRLLAYANIDAPKTPRAMVEAFVVPDARGTGIASALLQAATAEAGSQGRIWAHGDGAAARAVAERMDMDVRRELLQLARPLTDPALPSLRVPDGVTIRGFRDDDEAELLRVNNAAFSWHPEQGGWTGDDFAEHRAQPWFDPDGIFLAFDEARPEALLGFHWTKVHPAHGDAPPLGEVYVLGVDPAAQGRGLGAVLTLVGLEHLRDLGLDTVMLYVEGDNTAAVNTYTRLGFTRSRADVAYGWSS, via the coding sequence ATGTCTGGTCCACAGGATCACACGGGAGGCGCCGCGGGACGGGGCGGTGCGGGCGGCCATCAGTTGCGGCGCACGCCGCAGTTGACGCAGCAGGAGGCCGATGCGGTGCGGTCGGCGGTCGCTGTGACGACCCGAGTGGACGGGGTGGAACCGATCGGCGACGGCCCGATGCGCAGCCTCGCAGGTGGCGACGGGGTGCTGCACCTGCTGGTGCGTGATGCCTCCGGGAGGCTGTTGGCCTACGCGAACATCGACGCGCCGAAGACCCCGCGTGCGATGGTCGAGGCGTTCGTGGTGCCGGACGCACGGGGCACGGGCATCGCGTCGGCGTTGCTGCAGGCCGCCACGGCGGAGGCCGGCTCGCAGGGGCGCATCTGGGCGCACGGTGACGGGGCGGCGGCGCGCGCGGTGGCCGAGCGCATGGACATGGACGTCCGGCGGGAACTGTTGCAGCTCGCGCGTCCGCTCACAGACCCGGCCCTGCCGTCGTTGCGCGTACCGGACGGCGTCACGATCCGCGGCTTCCGCGACGACGACGAGGCGGAGCTGTTGCGCGTCAACAACGCCGCCTTCAGCTGGCACCCGGAACAGGGCGGGTGGACCGGCGACGACTTCGCCGAGCACCGCGCTCAGCCCTGGTTCGACCCCGACGGCATCTTCCTCGCGTTCGACGAGGCGCGTCCCGAGGCCCTCCTCGGCTTCCACTGGACGAAGGTCCACCCGGCGCACGGCGACGCACCGCCCCTCGGGGAGGTCTACGTGCTGGGTGTGGACCCGGCCGCGCAGGGGCGCGGTCTGGGGGCGGTGCTCACGCTCGTCGGCCTCGAGCACCTGCGCGACCTGGGGCTGGACACGGTGATGCTCTACGTGGAGGGCGACAACACCGCCGCCGTCAACACGTATACGCGGCTGGGCTTCACGCGTTCGCGCGCCGACGTGGCCTACGGCTGGTCCAGCTGA
- a CDS encoding class I SAM-dependent methyltransferase: MTDSTTNAAPAGELAERVLASAVATIDLLSIALGDSLGYYRLLVRRPLTSPQLAEASGTDERYAREWLEQQAVTGLLNVADPTAAPRERRYSPVDGVTEVLCDGTSLDFLAPLARQLAAAGRQLPALATAYRTGGGVPWSQFGADMRESEADLNRPGFERLLVDDWLGTLPDVRSRLAGAQPARVADIGCGAGWSAIALARGFPTIVVDGFDLDAESVELARRNVADAGMADRIRMHCADIATMRTDLRYDLVTALECLHDLPFPVESLAAMRGLAGAGGTVLVADMKVADAFEAPGDDVERLMYGFSLFVCLADSKSTPGSAATGTVLRRPTVERWAREAGYGRCTTLSVSHDLWRFYRLDP; the protein is encoded by the coding sequence ATGACGGATTCGACCACGAATGCCGCGCCCGCGGGGGAGCTCGCGGAGCGGGTGCTCGCGAGCGCGGTGGCGACTATCGATCTCCTCTCGATTGCACTGGGCGACAGCCTCGGCTACTACCGTCTGCTCGTGCGGCGCCCGCTCACCTCGCCGCAGTTGGCGGAGGCCTCGGGTACTGACGAGCGATACGCCCGCGAGTGGCTCGAACAGCAGGCGGTCACCGGCCTGCTCAACGTCGCCGACCCCACGGCGGCGCCCCGCGAGAGGCGGTACAGCCCTGTCGACGGTGTGACCGAGGTGCTGTGCGACGGCACGAGTCTGGACTTTCTCGCGCCGCTGGCGCGTCAGCTCGCCGCCGCCGGCCGTCAGCTTCCGGCGCTCGCCACGGCCTACCGCACAGGCGGAGGGGTGCCGTGGTCGCAATTCGGTGCCGATATGCGCGAGTCCGAGGCCGACCTGAACCGTCCCGGCTTCGAGCGGCTGCTCGTCGACGACTGGCTCGGCACACTGCCTGATGTCCGGTCCCGCCTGGCCGGGGCTCAGCCGGCGCGGGTCGCCGACATCGGCTGCGGGGCGGGGTGGTCGGCGATCGCGCTTGCGCGCGGGTTCCCGACTATCGTCGTCGACGGGTTCGACCTGGACGCGGAGTCCGTCGAGCTCGCGCGGCGCAATGTCGCGGACGCGGGTATGGCCGACCGCATCCGGATGCACTGCGCGGATATCGCCACGATGCGTACCGATCTCCGATACGACTTGGTCACCGCGCTGGAATGCCTCCACGATCTGCCGTTTCCGGTGGAGTCACTCGCGGCGATGCGTGGCCTCGCCGGAGCGGGCGGCACCGTGCTGGTCGCTGACATGAAGGTTGCCGACGCGTTCGAGGCCCCGGGCGACGACGTGGAACGCCTGATGTACGGATTCAGTCTGTTCGTATGCCTCGCCGACAGCAAGAGCACCCCGGGGTCGGCGGCCACCGGGACGGTCCTACGACGGCCGACGGTCGAACGCTGGGCCCGGGAGGCCGGATACGGCCGGTGCACGACGCTTTCGGTATCGCACGATCTGTGGCGCTTCTACCGCCTGGACCCGTGA
- the pstB gene encoding phosphate ABC transporter ATP-binding protein PstB → MTRRVDLQNVNIHYGDFHAVADVDLTMPAHSVTALIGPSGCGKSTVLRSINRMHEVTPGARVEGSIRLDDEDIYGAGVDPVAVRRTIGMVFQRPNPFPTMSIRENVVAGLRLQGMRDKSALAEITEQALRGANLWGEVKDRLGAPGGGLSGGQQQRLCIARAIAVSPQVLLMDEPCSSLDPISTLAVEELIAELKQQYTVVIVTHNMQQAARVSDRTAFFNLAGVGLPGRLVEVDDTETIFSNPAQQATEDYISGRFG, encoded by the coding sequence ATGACCAGGCGTGTGGACCTGCAGAACGTCAACATCCACTACGGCGACTTCCACGCCGTGGCCGACGTCGACCTGACGATGCCGGCGCACAGCGTCACCGCGCTGATCGGGCCGTCGGGCTGCGGCAAGTCGACCGTGCTCCGGTCGATCAACCGGATGCACGAGGTGACTCCCGGCGCGCGCGTGGAGGGCAGCATCCGGCTCGACGACGAGGACATCTACGGTGCGGGCGTGGACCCGGTGGCGGTGCGCCGCACGATCGGCATGGTGTTCCAGCGTCCCAATCCCTTCCCCACCATGTCGATCCGCGAGAACGTCGTGGCGGGCCTGCGTCTGCAGGGCATGCGCGACAAGTCCGCGCTGGCCGAGATCACCGAGCAGGCGTTGCGCGGGGCGAATCTGTGGGGCGAGGTGAAGGACCGGCTCGGCGCGCCGGGCGGCGGACTCTCGGGCGGGCAGCAGCAACGGCTGTGCATCGCACGCGCGATCGCGGTCTCGCCGCAGGTGCTTCTCATGGACGAGCCGTGCTCGTCTCTCGACCCCATCTCGACGCTCGCGGTCGAAGAACTCATCGCCGAGCTGAAGCAGCAGTACACGGTGGTCATCGTCACTCACAACATGCAGCAGGCGGCGCGGGTGAGCGACCGGACCGCCTTTTTCAACCTCGCGGGCGTGGGGCTGCCCGGCCGGTTGGTCGAGGTGGACGATACCGAGACGATTTTCTCCAACCCTGCCCAGCAGGCCACCGAGGACTACATCTCGGGCCGTTTCGGGTGA
- a CDS encoding winged helix-turn-helix domain-containing protein, which yields MDLLLLSAADDAAAVLPPLGLLAHGVEVVSTLAAAPEKAVRADVIVVDALTDLPRARAASASLAAAVPEVPVLVVVTEGDAIALNAEWALADFVLSSAGPAEVDARLRLLGARAARGGGSREPDGAAASTVTLGELVIDEETYTARLRGRPVDLTYKEFELLKFLCHSPGRVYTRAQLLHEVWGYDYFGGTRTVDVHVRRLRAKLGSEYESMIGTVRNVGYKSVPQPGSREPGD from the coding sequence GTGGACCTGCTGTTGTTGTCGGCGGCGGACGACGCGGCCGCAGTGCTGCCGCCGCTCGGCCTGCTCGCACACGGGGTCGAGGTGGTCTCCACGCTCGCCGCCGCCCCGGAGAAGGCGGTGCGCGCGGACGTGATCGTCGTCGACGCGCTGACGGATCTTCCCCGGGCGCGCGCAGCGTCGGCCTCCCTGGCGGCCGCGGTGCCGGAGGTGCCGGTTCTGGTCGTCGTCACCGAGGGCGACGCGATCGCGTTGAACGCCGAGTGGGCGCTCGCGGATTTCGTACTGTCCTCCGCGGGCCCGGCGGAGGTCGACGCCCGTCTGCGCCTGCTCGGAGCGCGTGCTGCCCGAGGCGGAGGGTCTCGCGAGCCGGACGGCGCCGCAGCGTCCACGGTCACGTTGGGGGAGCTGGTGATCGATGAGGAGACGTACACCGCGCGGCTTCGCGGCCGTCCGGTGGATCTGACCTACAAGGAATTCGAGCTGCTGAAGTTCCTCTGCCACAGCCCCGGACGCGTGTACACCCGCGCGCAGCTGCTGCACGAGGTGTGGGGGTACGACTACTTCGGCGGCACGAGGACGGTGGACGTGCATGTCCGCCGCCTGCGCGCGAAACTCGGCAGCGAATACGAGTCGATGATCGGTACCGTTCGGAATGTGGGGTACAAGTCGGTTCCGCAGCCGGGGTCACGCGAACCGGGCGACTGA
- the phoU gene encoding phosphate signaling complex protein PhoU gives MRTLYTEQLDQLSTGLAEMCGLAEDAMDQATEALLQADLPLARKVQSTRPVFDGLAAQCEEQAFALLALQAPVAGDLRQIVSGIQIVADLKRMGALAAHIAKVAERNHPEHALPEEVGGHVAEMGRIAVALADAAREVLVTHDPQRARGLQAEDDAMDDLHRHLLTVLMDREWRHGVGTAVDVTLLGRFYERFADHAVQVARRVVFLATGEMPDQIVDHELL, from the coding sequence GTGCGAACCTTGTATACCGAGCAACTCGATCAGCTCTCCACCGGCCTGGCGGAGATGTGCGGTCTCGCGGAAGACGCCATGGACCAGGCCACCGAGGCGCTGCTCCAGGCGGACCTGCCGCTCGCCCGGAAAGTGCAGTCCACGCGGCCCGTATTCGACGGGCTGGCCGCGCAGTGCGAGGAGCAGGCGTTCGCGCTCCTCGCACTGCAGGCTCCGGTGGCCGGGGACCTGCGCCAGATCGTCAGCGGCATCCAGATCGTCGCCGACCTCAAGCGCATGGGCGCTCTGGCGGCGCACATCGCGAAGGTCGCCGAGCGGAACCACCCCGAGCATGCGCTTCCGGAGGAGGTCGGCGGACACGTCGCGGAGATGGGCCGCATCGCGGTGGCCCTCGCCGACGCGGCGCGCGAAGTCCTCGTCACACACGACCCGCAGCGTGCGCGCGGACTGCAGGCCGAGGACGACGCGATGGACGACCTGCACCGCCACCTGCTCACTGTGCTGATGGACCGGGAGTGGCGGCACGGCGTGGGGACGGCGGTGGACGTGACACTGCTGGGCCGGTTCTACGAGCGCTTCGCCGACCACGCTGTCCAAGTCGCCCGCCGGGTGGTGTTCCTGGCGACGGGCGAGATGCCGGATCAGATCGTCGACCACGAACTGCTCTGA
- the pstC gene encoding phosphate ABC transporter permease subunit PstC — MLRQPGTVGTRTRAHGSGGADGGDHGSGGRFDRRRTRAESTGRTGDRVLRSATTAAAVGVSAMVAAIGIFLAWRAVPALQRNEANFLTSHEWSTTDIQHLAFGIADLLALTVFVSAFALMMAMPVSFGIAVFVTRYAPRRLARPISYIVDLLAAVPSVVYGLWGLLVLAPALEPVATWLNSTFGWFPLFATGSGSVAGGGTVFTAGIVLAVMIIPIIAGVTREVFTQTPREHVEAALALGATRWEVVRLAVLPFGRSGFIGASMLGLGRALGETMALYMVLQTTSAAFGWSLFDSGASIASKIALGYAEFNNALQAGAYIAAGLVLFALTFVVGAGARLIAARGNGGRS, encoded by the coding sequence ATGCTTCGGCAGCCGGGAACCGTGGGTACGCGGACGCGCGCCCACGGTTCCGGCGGGGCGGACGGTGGAGATCACGGCAGCGGCGGGCGGTTCGACCGGCGCCGGACGCGGGCCGAGTCGACGGGGCGCACCGGCGACCGCGTGCTGCGATCGGCGACGACGGCGGCCGCGGTCGGGGTGTCCGCGATGGTGGCCGCGATCGGGATCTTCCTGGCCTGGCGCGCGGTGCCCGCACTGCAACGCAATGAGGCCAACTTCCTCACCTCGCACGAATGGTCCACGACGGACATCCAGCACCTCGCGTTCGGCATCGCCGACCTGCTCGCGCTCACCGTCTTCGTCTCGGCGTTCGCGTTGATGATGGCGATGCCGGTGTCGTTCGGGATCGCGGTGTTCGTGACGCGCTACGCGCCGCGCCGTCTCGCCCGGCCGATCTCCTACATCGTGGACCTGCTGGCCGCAGTCCCGTCCGTCGTCTACGGCTTGTGGGGGCTGCTGGTGCTCGCGCCGGCGTTGGAACCGGTGGCAACGTGGTTGAACAGCACCTTCGGCTGGTTCCCGCTGTTCGCCACCGGGTCCGGATCCGTCGCCGGCGGCGGCACCGTGTTCACCGCGGGCATCGTCCTCGCCGTGATGATCATCCCCATCATCGCCGGGGTGACCCGCGAAGTGTTCACACAGACCCCGCGCGAGCACGTGGAGGCGGCGCTCGCACTGGGGGCGACCCGTTGGGAGGTGGTGCGGCTCGCGGTGCTGCCGTTCGGCCGCAGCGGGTTCATCGGAGCATCGATGCTGGGGCTGGGCCGGGCGCTCGGCGAGACGATGGCGCTGTACATGGTGCTGCAGACGACGTCTGCGGCGTTCGGCTGGTCGCTCTTCGACAGCGGCGCCTCGATCGCGTCGAAGATCGCCCTCGGCTATGCGGAATTCAACAACGCACTGCAGGCGGGCGCCTATATCGCCGCCGGGCTGGTGCTGTTCGCGCTCACGTTCGTCGTGGGCGCGGGGGCCCGGCTGATCGCGGCGCGCGGGAACGGAGGCAGGTCATGA
- a CDS encoding LmeA family phospholipid-binding protein, translated as MRKLVLGLAALLALLVVVDFGAAIATEYRVSRAVRGTAALGSDPEVSISAFPFLWSVPRGHASAITVSAQDVPTPIAYRTTVESRFTGVRFPDDGIIADPRATIRAEHATASWVIGQTTLGRLLGVPDLEVSEPPAAEDAPPAGALTYGPPLSAHRVLLTGTVQTSADESGPVRSAVSVVAYLVLDKGMLSIVPSAVWPRSGAPGIDPEPVPSIEVVGPQFAVTIDARALPYGLDATRVHSAGTNIVVQGDADDVRVRLTELVTPRDTTGPEGVG; from the coding sequence GTGCGGAAACTCGTCCTGGGACTGGCGGCGCTGCTGGCGCTGCTCGTCGTCGTCGACTTCGGCGCCGCGATCGCGACCGAGTACCGCGTCTCGCGGGCGGTACGCGGCACCGCCGCGCTGGGCAGCGACCCCGAGGTCTCGATCTCCGCGTTCCCGTTCCTGTGGTCGGTGCCCCGCGGCCACGCCTCCGCCATCACCGTCAGCGCGCAGGACGTGCCCACCCCGATCGCCTATCGCACGACGGTCGAAAGCCGCTTCACCGGTGTCCGCTTCCCGGACGACGGGATCATCGCCGACCCCCGTGCGACCATCCGCGCCGAGCACGCCACCGCGAGTTGGGTGATCGGCCAGACCACCCTGGGGCGGCTGCTCGGCGTACCGGACCTCGAGGTGTCCGAGCCGCCGGCGGCCGAGGACGCCCCTCCTGCGGGAGCCCTGACCTATGGCCCCCCGTTGAGCGCCCACCGCGTGCTGTTGACCGGCACAGTGCAGACGTCCGCTGACGAGTCCGGCCCGGTGCGCAGCGCTGTGTCCGTCGTCGCATACCTGGTGTTGGACAAGGGCATGCTGTCGATAGTCCCGAGCGCGGTGTGGCCGCGCTCCGGCGCGCCGGGGATCGATCCGGAGCCCGTGCCGTCGATCGAGGTGGTCGGCCCGCAGTTCGCCGTCACCATCGATGCCCGCGCGCTTCCGTACGGCCTCGACGCCACCCGCGTGCATTCCGCGGGGACCAACATCGTCGTGCAGGGCGATGCCGACGACGTGCGGGTCCGCCTGACCGAACTCGTCACCCCGAGGGACACGACGGGCCCGGAGGGGGTCGGATGA
- the pstS gene encoding phosphate ABC transporter substrate-binding protein PstS has translation MTVAACGSDNNSAAAAAGTGAAAAAQDFQVDCTDARALSAAGSSAQKNAMDQFTAAYIAACGDQGANLAYTASGSGDGRKQFIADQVDFAGSDSAITGEQQQQAMARCGGGEVWNLPMVFGPVALAYNLPGVDGLVLDGPTAAKIFSGQVTMWNDPSIAALNPDAALPAMPIGVVYRSDSSGTTDNFQTYLETASDGVWTQGAGSDFVGGVGNGSKGSAGVAQAVSSAEGSITYVEASFATQSGLQTARIDSGAGPVELTPQTAATAISQVEFVNPGSNDLAMDLTSIYGTEEPGAYPLVLATYEIVCGSGYDEQTAGAVKAFLNVAAGPGQKGLADIGYVPLPDDLRSTLTDAIDSITAG, from the coding sequence ATGACGGTCGCGGCATGCGGAAGCGACAACAACAGTGCCGCCGCCGCGGCCGGCACCGGGGCGGCCGCCGCCGCACAGGACTTCCAGGTCGATTGCACCGACGCGCGCGCACTGTCCGCGGCCGGTTCATCGGCGCAGAAGAACGCGATGGACCAGTTCACGGCCGCCTACATCGCGGCATGCGGCGACCAGGGCGCCAATCTCGCCTACACGGCGAGCGGCTCCGGAGACGGCCGCAAGCAGTTCATCGCGGACCAGGTCGACTTCGCCGGTTCGGACTCGGCGATCACGGGCGAACAGCAGCAGCAGGCGATGGCCCGCTGCGGCGGCGGCGAGGTGTGGAACCTCCCGATGGTGTTCGGTCCCGTGGCGCTGGCCTACAACCTGCCCGGCGTGGACGGGCTGGTGCTGGACGGGCCCACGGCGGCCAAGATCTTCTCCGGCCAGGTCACCATGTGGAATGATCCGTCGATCGCCGCGCTGAACCCGGACGCCGCACTGCCCGCGATGCCGATCGGCGTGGTCTACCGTTCCGACTCGTCCGGCACCACCGACAACTTCCAGACCTACCTGGAGACCGCGTCGGACGGCGTGTGGACACAGGGCGCGGGTTCCGACTTCGTCGGCGGCGTGGGCAACGGGTCGAAGGGCTCGGCAGGAGTGGCGCAGGCCGTCTCCTCCGCAGAAGGGTCGATCACCTACGTGGAGGCGTCGTTCGCCACGCAGTCCGGGCTGCAGACCGCGCGGATCGACAGCGGCGCCGGGCCCGTGGAACTGACCCCCCAGACCGCGGCGACCGCGATCTCGCAGGTCGAGTTCGTCAACCCGGGCAGCAACGACCTCGCGATGGACCTGACGTCGATCTACGGCACCGAGGAACCCGGCGCGTACCCGCTGGTGCTGGCCACCTACGAGATCGTCTGCGGCAGCGGCTACGACGAGCAGACGGCGGGCGCGGTCAAAGCGTTCCTGAACGTCGCCGCCGGGCCGGGGCAGAAGGGGCTCGCGGACATCGGCTACGTCCCGCTGCCCGACGACCTGCGCTCCACGCTGACCGATGCGATCGACTCGATCACGGCCGGTTGA
- the pstA gene encoding phosphate ABC transporter permease PstA: protein MTVDSGVRAAGPSVSFIPTSLRRRTVDGAAGVLVWASVAAALVPLAWILWTVVAKGLPAVTSSTWFTHSLSGLSSTTPGGGVYHAIIGTLLQGLVCSAIAIPAGILVAVYLVEYAGPSRLGRVTTFMVDVLAGVPSIVAALFIYALWVVTFGFDRSGIAVSLALVLLMVPMVVRSTEEMLRIVPGDLREASYALGVPQWKTIAKVVLPTALPGIVTGTMLAVARVLGETAPLLILVGYAPFINFDLGSGEMGTLPGLIVDQMNNPSAVGADRMWGSALTLIGMVAVLSIAATLLARRSTVRGGNR, encoded by the coding sequence ATGACCGTCGATTCCGGAGTACGGGCCGCAGGACCGTCCGTGTCGTTCATCCCGACCTCCCTCCGGCGTCGCACCGTCGACGGAGCGGCGGGCGTACTGGTGTGGGCGAGTGTGGCCGCGGCGCTGGTTCCGCTGGCCTGGATCCTGTGGACGGTCGTCGCCAAGGGGCTGCCGGCGGTCACCTCGTCGACGTGGTTCACCCACTCGCTCAGCGGCCTGTCCTCGACCACCCCCGGCGGGGGCGTCTACCACGCCATCATCGGCACGCTTCTGCAGGGCCTGGTGTGCTCTGCGATCGCGATACCGGCGGGGATCCTCGTCGCCGTGTACCTGGTCGAGTACGCCGGCCCGTCGCGGCTCGGCCGGGTGACGACCTTCATGGTCGATGTCCTCGCGGGGGTGCCGTCGATCGTCGCGGCCTTGTTCATCTACGCGCTGTGGGTGGTGACCTTCGGTTTCGACAGGTCGGGCATCGCGGTGTCGCTGGCGTTGGTGCTGCTGATGGTGCCGATGGTGGTGCGGTCGACCGAGGAGATGCTGCGGATCGTCCCGGGCGACCTGCGTGAAGCGTCGTACGCGCTGGGCGTCCCGCAGTGGAAGACGATAGCCAAGGTGGTGCTGCCCACGGCGTTGCCGGGCATCGTCACCGGAACGATGCTCGCCGTCGCGAGGGTGCTCGGCGAGACTGCGCCGCTGCTGATCCTCGTCGGGTACGCGCCGTTCATCAACTTCGACCTGGGGTCGGGGGAGATGGGGACGCTGCCCGGCCTGATCGTCGACCAGATGAACAACCCCAGCGCTGTCGGCGCGGACCGCATGTGGGGCTCGGCGCTCACGCTCATCGGCATGGTCGCCGTCCTCAGCATCGCGGCGACGCTGCTGGCGCGGCGGTCCACGGTGCGCGGCGGCAACAGGTGA